One genomic region from Amaranthus tricolor cultivar Red isolate AtriRed21 chromosome 12, ASM2621246v1, whole genome shotgun sequence encodes:
- the LOC130828099 gene encoding ABC transporter F family member 5-like: MDLTTKLHRIDLRSSFMAGSSSSLFDTGKTSVLPLASQFPTIKASTYGNKFPKSLKTTSQSNPRLQTCQLSSNSSALACETTSPNAQTREEIEALFSKDSADEYERKRGSKQSNSGASSVSSGVRLESISKAYKGVTVLKDVNWEVKKGEKVGLVGVNGAGKTTQLRIIAGLEEPDSGNVIKAKNNMKISFLSQEFEVSMTRTVKEEFMSAFKEEMEVAEKIEKVQKAIEGAVDDLELMGRLLDELDLLQNKAQDVDLVQVDAKINKMMPELGFLPEDSDRLVASFSGGWQMRMSVGKILLQDPDLLLLDEPTNHLDLDTIEWLEKYLNKVDVPMVIISHDRAFLDQLCTKIVETEMGVSRTFEGNYSNYIISKASWIEAQFAAWEKQQKEIEQTRDIINRVGAGVSAGRASTAEKKLEKLQDEEQVEKPFIRKQMKIEFPEPKNKEGKLIPSGKIVATINNLQFGYGNNVLFRKANLTIQRGERIAIIGPNGCGKSTLLKLIMGLEKPTAGEVKLGEYNVLPNYFEQNQAEALDLNKTVLQTVEEVAEDQTIDKIKGLLGRLNFKSDMLDRKVSLLSGGEKARLAFCKFMVKESTLLVLDEPTNHLDIPSKEMLEEAIQAYHGTVITVSHDRYFIRQIVNRVIEVKDGYIQDYVGDYNYYLEKNLDAREKELEREAELEEKNSKVKAKSKMSKAEKEARKKQRMMAFQQAKAKSKGLKNAKRWN; encoded by the exons CTTTCATGGCTGGTTCTTCTTCATCACTTTTTGATACTGGAAAAACATCTGTTTTACCTTTGGCTTCTCAATTTCCTACCATTAAAGCTTCTACCTATGGAAACAAATTTcccaaatctttaaaaactactTCGCAATCTAACCCTAGGCTTCAAACTTGTCAACTTTCTTCCAATTCATCTGCTCTTGCTTGTGAAACTACTAGTCCAAATGCtcaaactagggaagaaattgAAGCACTTTTTTCTAAAGATTCAGCGGATGAGTATGAGAGAAAAAGGGGAAGTAAGCAATCTAATTCTGGGGCTTCAAGTGTTTCTTCTGGGGTTAGGCTAGAAAGCATTAGTAAGGCTTACAAAGGAGTGACTGTGTTGAAGGATGTGAATTGGGAAGTAAAAAAGGGAGAGAAAGTGGGTTTAGTTGGCGTAAATGGAGCAGGGAAAACTACCCAATTGAGGATTATTGCTGGGTTGGAAGAACCTGATTCTGGGAATGTGATTAAGGCTAAAAACAACATGAAAATCTCGTTTTTGAGCCAAGAGTTTGAGGTTTCAATGACTAGGACTGTAAAGGAAGAGTTTATGAGTGCTTTCAAGGAAGAAATGGAGGTTGCAGAGAAGATAGAGAAGGTGCAAAAGGCTATTGAAGGAGCTGTTGATGATTTGGAATTGATGGGGAGATTGTTGGATGAGTTAGATTTGTTGCAGAATAAGGCACAAGATGTAGACTTGGTTCAGGTAGATGCTAAGATCAATAAGATGATGCCTGAGCTTGGATTTTTGCCGGAGGACTCCGATAGGTTAGTGGCTTCCTTTAGTGGTGGATGGCAGATGAGGATGTCAGTTGGGAAGATTTTGCTTCAG GATCCAGATTTGTTACTCCTGGATGAGCCTACTAATCACCTAGATCTTGACACTATTGAGTGGCTGGAGAAATATCTTAACAAGGTGGACGTGCCAATGGTCATCATTTCTCATGATAGAGCTTTCCTTGACCAGCTTTGTACCAAAATTGTGGAAACAGAAATGGGTGTTTCTAGGACATTTGAAGGAAATTATTCTAACTATATCATTTCAAAGGCATCTTGGATTGAAGCTCAATTTGCTGCATGGGAAAAGCAACAGAAAGAAATTGAGCAAACTAGGGACATAATCAACCGAGTTGGTGCAGGAGTGAGTGCTGGCCGAGCATCTACTGCAGAGAAG AAACTAGAAAAGCTTCAAGATGAAGAGCAAGTTGAGAAGCCTTTCATAAGGAAACAAATGAAGATTGAGTTTCCTGAGCCTAAGAATAAGGAGGGCAAGTTGATTCCAAGCGGAAAGATAGTTGCAACAATAAATAACCTGCAATTTGGCTATGGAAATAAT GTACTATTTCGCAAGGCAAATCTCACAATTCAACGAGGGGAGAGAATTGCTATAATTGGTCCTAATGGGTGTGGGAAAAGCACATTGCTAAAATTAATTATGGGTTTGGAGAAACCTACTGCTGGTGAAGTTAAATTAGGGGAATACAATGTCCTCCCGAATTATTTTGAGCAGAATCAG GCTGAGGCTCTGGATTTGAATAAAACGGTACTCCAAACTGTTGAAGAAGTTGCGGAGGATCAGACCattgataaaataaaaggtCTTCTAGGCCGTTTAAATTTTAAGTCTGACATGCTTGATAGGAAGGTCTCCCTTTTGAGTGGCGGAGAGAAG GCACGCTTGGCCTTCTGCAAGTTCATGGTGAAAGAATCAACTTTGCTGGTTCTCGATGAACCTACCAATCATTTGGATATACCTTCGAAGGAGATGCTTGAG GAAGCCATACAAGCATATCATGGCACTGTCATTACAGTTTCCCATGATCGGTATTTCATTCGTCAAATAGTGAACAGAGTGATTGAGGTTAAGGATGGATACATTCAGGACTATGTTGGTGACTACAAT TATTATTTAGAGAAGAACCTTGATGCAAGGGAAAAGGAATTGGAACGTGAGGCGGAGCTTGAAGAGAAAAATTCCAAAGTGAAAGCGAAATCCAAGATGTCTAAG GCTGAGAAGGAAGCCCGGAAGAAACAGAGAATGATGGCATTTCAGCAGGCCAAAGCAAAATCAAAGGGTTTAAAGAATGCAAAAAGATGGAATTGA